A stretch of Henckelia pumila isolate YLH828 chromosome 4, ASM3356847v2, whole genome shotgun sequence DNA encodes these proteins:
- the LOC140862116 gene encoding uncharacterized protein: MKRRPLEFEVGEKAYVKISPMKGVVRFGKSGKLNPRCVRPFEILDKVGTLAYRLALPPDMSRIHNVFHVSQLRKYIPDPSHVLQIEPLVVEGNLKKEIKYEEVPIRIVDTKNQVLRRRTIPYVKIQWSNHTEREATWELEEKMRNLYPFLFAEQANPIFEDETSPKVGGM, translated from the coding sequence ATGAAGAGGCGACCGTTGGAATTTGAAGTAGGTGAAAAGGCATATGTAAAAATCTCACCCATGAAAGGAGTTGTTCGATTTGGTAAATCTGGAAAATTGAATCCCCGATGTGTCAGACCATTCGAGATTCTAGACAAAGTAGGAACCTTGGCGTATAGACTGGCCTTACCACCAGATATGTCAAGGATtcacaatgttttccatgttTCGCAATTAAGAAAGTATATCCCAGATCCCAGTCATGTTCTTCAAATTGAACCTCTTGTAGTTGAAGGGAATCTAAAGAAGGAGATCAAATATGAAGAGGTTCCAATACGAATAGTGGATACCAAGAATCAAGTTTTGAGAAGAAGAACCATTCCATACGTAAAAATTCAGTGGTCTAATCACACGGAGagggaggccacttgggaattGGAAGAGAAGATGCGCAATCTGTATCCATTTCTTTTTGCAGAACAAGCCAATCcaattttcgaggacgaaacttccCCCAAGGTGGGAGGAATGTGA